A window of the Nevskiales bacterium genome harbors these coding sequences:
- a CDS encoding (2Fe-2S)-binding protein, whose translation MYVCLCHAVTDRRIRQLVQEEGASGLRQVQLCLRVGTQCGKCIPAAREIVHAEIGRRQAAPAADSPRLKLVSSR comes from the coding sequence ATGTACGTTTGTCTTTGCCACGCCGTTACCGACCGCCGAATCCGGCAGCTGGTCCAGGAGGAAGGCGCCAGCGGCCTGCGTCAGGTCCAGCTGTGTCTGCGTGTCGGCACGCAGTGCGGCAAGTGCATCCCCGCGGCCCGCGAGATCGTCCATGCCGAAATCGGCCGCCGGCAGGCGGCGCCGGCCGCCGACAGTCCCCGGCTGAAGCTGGTTTCCAGCCGCTGA
- a CDS encoding TonB-dependent receptor has product MRTVRGLWLWALVLSMSCVSAEETDPPATPDNDTAKAKAEAKPAAAPAGKAEPVVLEAVTVIGGPDSAAALPSSSTVIDAETLKSSRVFTTNEALRKAPGVNVRDEEGFGLRPNISIRGLNPTRSTKVLLLEDGIPLAYAPYGDNASYYHPPIDRFDRIEVLKGSAMNLYGPQTIGGVINYITPIPPQRLSGGLTLIPGNRDYFNGHGYVGGNGMLFDYVRKQGDGARDNIHSRLDDINFKGVFELAGDQQLITRANYYREDSQVTYSGLTDAEFRNFGPRYNPFENDEFDAERAGLSASHEWTLDSFSKLTTHVYWADFSRDWWRQASTTTDGQCGAAFTMDRLNGVAVDPNSCNSRQGRLRDYYTYGVEPRYRLMHKTFGLDNELQLGVRAHFENQDRIQKNGTSPTAEDGTVVEDNERKTDAYSAFVQNRFDFGRLAVTPSLRVENVNYERKNKLTGASGDESLTEVLPALGATYELSERNTLFGGVHKGFAPPRTEDLISNTGTSVDLDAEESLNFEFGLRSRPMPGLAYEATLFHNDFERQIAVGSIAGGSTPLAVGETLYQGLELAGRFEFGPALNWAPGLFAELAYTYLPKADAESAFIRVDNGMPVTGSVAGNRLPYAPRNLATGTLGYAHAAGFDLRLEAVYVGKQFSDFANTRDAPANGNGQVGEIDSHLLWNAAVNYRLASLPGMTLFLAGKNLTDKDYIVDRTRGILTGMPRLVQGGVEYSF; this is encoded by the coding sequence ATGCGCACCGTTCGCGGCCTGTGGCTGTGGGCCTTGGTTTTGTCGATGTCCTGTGTTTCGGCCGAGGAAACCGACCCACCCGCCACGCCGGACAACGACACGGCCAAGGCCAAGGCCGAGGCCAAGCCGGCAGCCGCTCCGGCAGGCAAAGCCGAGCCCGTCGTGCTGGAGGCCGTGACCGTGATCGGCGGTCCTGATTCAGCTGCAGCGCTGCCCTCGAGCAGCACCGTGATCGACGCCGAAACGCTGAAGTCCTCCCGGGTCTTCACCACCAACGAGGCCTTGCGCAAGGCGCCCGGCGTCAACGTGCGCGACGAAGAGGGCTTCGGTCTGCGCCCGAACATCAGCATCCGCGGCCTGAACCCGACCCGCTCGACCAAGGTGCTGCTGCTGGAGGATGGCATCCCGCTGGCCTACGCACCCTACGGCGACAACGCCAGCTATTACCACCCGCCCATCGACCGTTTCGACCGCATCGAAGTGCTCAAGGGCTCGGCCATGAATCTGTATGGCCCGCAGACCATCGGTGGCGTGATCAACTACATCACGCCGATCCCGCCGCAGAGACTGTCGGGCGGTTTGACGCTGATCCCCGGCAACCGCGACTATTTCAACGGTCACGGCTACGTCGGCGGCAACGGCATGCTGTTCGACTATGTGCGCAAACAGGGCGACGGTGCGCGCGACAACATTCATTCCCGGCTCGATGACATCAACTTCAAGGGCGTATTCGAGCTGGCCGGCGACCAGCAGCTGATTACCCGCGCCAACTATTACCGCGAAGACTCTCAGGTCACCTATTCGGGACTGACCGACGCCGAGTTCCGCAACTTCGGCCCGCGCTACAACCCGTTCGAGAACGACGAATTCGATGCCGAGCGTGCCGGATTGTCGGCCAGTCATGAGTGGACGCTGGATTCGTTCTCGAAACTGACCACCCACGTGTACTGGGCCGACTTCTCCCGTGACTGGTGGCGTCAGGCCAGCACGACCACCGATGGTCAGTGCGGTGCCGCCTTCACGATGGACCGACTCAATGGCGTGGCGGTCGATCCGAACAGCTGCAACAGCCGCCAGGGACGCTTGCGCGACTACTACACCTACGGCGTGGAACCGCGCTACCGTCTGATGCACAAGACCTTTGGCTTGGATAACGAGCTGCAGCTCGGGGTGCGCGCGCACTTCGAGAATCAGGACCGTATCCAGAAGAACGGCACCTCACCGACCGCCGAAGACGGCACCGTGGTCGAGGACAACGAGCGTAAGACGGATGCCTACTCGGCGTTCGTGCAGAACCGCTTCGATTTCGGCCGGCTGGCGGTTACGCCCAGCCTGCGCGTGGAGAACGTCAACTATGAGCGCAAGAACAAGCTCACGGGCGCCAGTGGCGACGAGAGCCTGACCGAGGTGCTGCCGGCGCTGGGCGCGACCTACGAACTGAGCGAGCGCAACACCCTGTTCGGGGGCGTGCACAAGGGCTTCGCCCCGCCGCGCACCGAAGATCTGATCAGCAACACCGGCACCAGCGTGGATCTGGATGCCGAGGAAAGCCTGAACTTCGAGTTCGGCCTGCGCAGCCGGCCGATGCCCGGCCTGGCCTATGAGGCGACTCTGTTCCACAACGACTTCGAGCGGCAGATCGCGGTCGGTTCTATCGCCGGCGGCAGCACACCGCTGGCGGTCGGCGAGACGTTGTATCAGGGTCTGGAGCTGGCCGGCCGCTTCGAGTTCGGTCCCGCACTGAACTGGGCGCCGGGCCTGTTCGCAGAACTGGCCTACACCTACCTGCCCAAGGCCGATGCCGAAAGCGCTTTCATCCGCGTGGACAACGGCATGCCGGTCACGGGCAGCGTGGCAGGCAACCGTCTGCCTTATGCCCCGCGCAACCTGGCTACCGGCACCCTGGGTTATGCCCACGCGGCTGGCTTCGATCTGCGACTGGAGGCGGTGTATGTCGGCAAACAGTTCAGCGACTTCGCCAACACCCGTGACGCCCCGGCCAACGGCAACGGCCAGGTCGGCGAGATCGACAGCCATCTGCTGTGGAACGCGGCCGTCAATTACCGCTTGGCGAGCCTGCCGGGCATGACGCTCTTCCTGGCCGGCAAGAACCTGACCGACAAGGACTATATCGTGGACCGAACCCGCGGCATCCTGACCGGCATGCCGCGTCTGGTGCAGGGGGGTGTGGAATACAGTTTCTGA
- the argC gene encoding N-acetyl-gamma-glutamyl-phosphate reductase, translating to MNNRKIKIGIVGGTGYTGVELLRLLAAHPQVELLTITSRQESGQPVAAVFPSLRGLLDLAFESPDTAPLARCEAVFFATPHGAAMGQAPRLLDAGVRVIDLSADFRLRDPAVWQQWYGEPHVAPAWLEKAVYGLPEVNRARIRTAQLVACPGCYPTAVQLGFLPLLEQGLVDPGSLIADAKSAVSGAGRAAKLGSLFSEVADSFAAYSVPGHRHLPEIRQGLADVAGGPVGLVFVPHLVPMNRGIFATLYARLRDPHTDVQAVFEARYRDEPCVDVLPPGSHPQTRSVRGANTCRIAVHRPQGGDTVVVLSVIDNLTKGASGQAVQNFNLMFGFAEATALSGAAVVP from the coding sequence ATGAATAACCGCAAGATCAAGATCGGTATCGTCGGCGGCACCGGTTATACCGGCGTCGAGCTGCTGCGCCTGCTCGCTGCGCATCCGCAGGTCGAGCTGTTGACCATTACCTCGCGCCAGGAGAGCGGCCAGCCCGTGGCCGCGGTATTCCCGAGCCTGCGCGGGTTGCTGGATCTCGCCTTCGAGTCGCCCGATACCGCGCCACTGGCACGCTGCGAGGCGGTATTCTTCGCCACGCCGCACGGTGCCGCGATGGGCCAGGCCCCACGACTGCTGGACGCCGGCGTGCGCGTGATCGACCTGTCGGCCGATTTCCGGCTGCGCGATCCGGCCGTATGGCAACAGTGGTACGGTGAGCCGCATGTGGCGCCTGCCTGGCTGGAGAAGGCGGTCTACGGCCTGCCCGAGGTGAACCGCGCGCGTATCCGTACGGCACAGCTGGTGGCCTGTCCGGGCTGTTATCCGACCGCCGTGCAGCTGGGTTTCCTGCCGCTGCTGGAACAGGGGTTGGTGGATCCGGGCAGCCTGATCGCGGATGCCAAGTCGGCCGTGAGCGGCGCTGGGCGCGCGGCCAAGCTGGGCTCGCTGTTCAGCGAAGTGGCAGATTCGTTCGCGGCCTACTCGGTACCGGGGCATCGCCACCTACCGGAAATCCGGCAGGGGTTGGCAGACGTGGCCGGCGGCCCGGTCGGTCTGGTGTTCGTGCCGCATCTGGTGCCGATGAATCGCGGCATTTTCGCCACGCTGTATGCGCGATTACGCGATCCACACACGGACGTTCAGGCCGTGTTCGAGGCGCGCTACCGCGACGAGCCCTGCGTGGACGTGCTGCCGCCGGGTTCGCACCCCCAGACGCGCAGCGTACGCGGCGCCAACACCTGCCGCATCGCCGTGCACCGCCCGCAGGGCGGGGATACCGTGGTGGTGCTGTCGGTGATCGACAACCTGACCAAGGGTGCCTCGGGCCAGGCGGTGCAGAATTTCAACCTGATGTTCGGCTTCGCGGAGGCGACCGCGCTCAGCGGGGCTGCCGTCGTTCCCTGA
- a CDS encoding peptidoglycan DD-metalloendopeptidase family protein gives MKRIEADYSRQPSAFARQRARVLHWLGIGSAALPVIVLVAALSPDAGASRQRDSVTSGQLETRMPAFSLAAQQPLAPIFPQVALADRFASGRPKAVAVTAQPAPELESYWMELEVKPGDTIGALFARHGLADADWREIMRLGGDTGSLAHIRAGSTLQVRQDKAGQLLELRHQIDEIRSLQVTRQAGVLRARTVAAAIERRTTYRVGVINEDTGSLFLAGQEAGMSDRVIMQLFDVFRWDIDFAQDIQPGDRFSVVYEEVYRNGEKLRDGEILAAEFINRGKPLRAIAYAGDDGRLDYYTPKGDPMHKAFIRTPVAFSRISSRFGFRRHPVLNRIRAHKGVDYAAPTGTPVKATGDGRIIHRGRRGGYGNTVMIQHANGIVTLYGHLSKFAKGQSIGSRVKQGQLIGYVGSTGLATGPHLHYEFHVNGVHQNPLSVKLPNAEPLNPRRLADFRAKAAPLLAQLDALSHIQIALRE, from the coding sequence ATGAAAAGAATCGAGGCCGATTATAGCCGACAGCCTTCCGCGTTCGCGCGCCAGCGCGCGCGCGTGCTGCACTGGCTGGGGATTGGCTCGGCAGCGCTGCCCGTGATCGTGCTGGTGGCGGCCCTGAGCCCCGACGCCGGCGCGAGCCGCCAGCGCGACAGCGTCACCAGCGGCCAGCTCGAGACCCGCATGCCGGCCTTCAGCCTGGCTGCGCAGCAGCCACTCGCGCCGATCTTCCCGCAAGTGGCCCTGGCCGACCGTTTCGCCAGCGGCCGCCCGAAGGCGGTGGCGGTCACCGCACAGCCTGCGCCGGAGCTCGAGTCCTATTGGATGGAGCTCGAGGTCAAGCCGGGCGACACCATCGGCGCGCTGTTTGCGCGCCACGGCCTGGCCGACGCTGACTGGCGCGAGATCATGCGCCTGGGCGGCGATACCGGCTCCCTCGCCCACATCCGAGCCGGCAGCACGCTGCAGGTACGCCAGGACAAGGCCGGGCAGCTGCTCGAACTGCGCCATCAGATCGACGAGATCCGCAGCCTGCAGGTCACCCGCCAGGCCGGGGTGCTGCGTGCGCGCACGGTGGCCGCGGCCATCGAGCGCCGCACCACCTACCGTGTCGGGGTGATCAACGAAGACACCGGTTCGCTGTTCCTCGCCGGCCAGGAAGCCGGTATGTCGGACCGGGTGATCATGCAGCTGTTCGACGTGTTCCGCTGGGACATCGACTTCGCCCAGGACATCCAGCCGGGCGACCGCTTCTCGGTGGTGTACGAGGAGGTCTACCGCAACGGCGAGAAACTGCGCGACGGCGAAATCCTGGCCGCCGAATTCATCAACCGCGGCAAGCCCCTGCGCGCCATCGCCTATGCCGGCGACGACGGCCGCCTCGACTACTACACGCCCAAGGGTGACCCGATGCACAAGGCCTTCATCCGCACGCCGGTGGCCTTCAGCCGCATCAGTTCGCGCTTCGGCTTCCGCCGTCACCCGGTGCTGAACCGCATCCGCGCGCACAAGGGCGTTGACTACGCCGCGCCCACGGGCACGCCCGTCAAGGCCACGGGTGATGGCCGCATCATTCACCGCGGACGCCGCGGCGGCTACGGCAACACGGTCATGATCCAGCACGCCAACGGCATCGTGACGCTGTACGGCCACCTGTCGAAGTTCGCCAAAGGTCAGAGTATCGGCAGTCGCGTCAAGCAGGGGCAGCTGATCGGTTACGTCGGTTCGACCGGCCTGGCCACCGGCCCCCATCTACACTACGAATTCCACGTCAACGGTGTGCACCAGAACCCGTTGTCCGTGAAGTTACCGAATGCCGAACCGCTGAACCCGCGGCGCCTGGCGGATTTTCGCGCCAAGGCGGCGCCGCTGCTGGCGCAGCTGGACGCGCTCAGCCACATCCAGATCGCACTCAGAGAATAA
- a CDS encoding DUF6776 family protein has protein sequence MPGPLHSTGARHVIRVHRPWLRWALIGVGTVAVLIGSFALYALGRSQSGNDWTHTLKLEAEQRRLLGEIRRLRAENNRLAERVVLLERTSEIDKRAAAVLNQSLRDGQAELAALKEQVAFYRGIVSPEESSAGIRVYELQLRPGSEADLYQYDLVLIQAMRHDSTVAGSADLAFIGLQNGQPRSYRLSEIEVERGKTLLFSFRYFQQLSGSVRLPRGFTPSRVQVDVVRNGNPPVRFQQLYDWTKVQYSAGG, from the coding sequence ATGCCGGGTCCGCTCCACAGCACGGGCGCACGCCACGTCATCCGGGTACACCGGCCGTGGCTGCGCTGGGCGCTGATCGGCGTCGGCACGGTGGCGGTGCTCATCGGATCCTTCGCACTGTATGCGTTGGGTCGTTCGCAGTCCGGCAACGACTGGACCCATACCCTGAAGCTGGAGGCGGAGCAGCGCCGGTTGCTGGGCGAGATCCGGCGTCTGCGCGCGGAAAACAACCGCCTGGCGGAACGCGTGGTGCTGCTCGAACGCACCAGCGAGATCGACAAACGGGCCGCCGCCGTGCTCAACCAGTCTCTGCGCGACGGGCAGGCCGAGCTGGCCGCCCTCAAGGAGCAGGTCGCGTTCTACCGCGGCATCGTGTCGCCGGAGGAGTCTTCGGCCGGAATCCGGGTCTACGAGCTGCAGCTGCGCCCCGGTTCCGAGGCCGACCTGTATCAGTACGACCTGGTGCTGATTCAGGCCATGCGCCATGACAGCACGGTTGCCGGCAGTGCCGATCTGGCCTTCATCGGCCTGCAGAATGGCCAGCCGCGCAGTTACCGCCTGTCGGAGATCGAGGTGGAACGCGGCAAAACTCTGTTATTCTCGTTCCGGTACTTCCAGCAGCTCAGCGGTTCGGTCAGGCTGCCGCGCGGGTTCACCCCCTCGCGTGTGCAGGTCGATGTGGTGCGCAACGGCAACCCCCCGGTTCGCTTCCAGCAGCTGTACGACTGGACCAAGGTTCAATACTCAGCAGGCGGGTGA
- the bfr gene encoding bacterioferritin produces the protein MQGDAKVIEYLNKGLKNELTSINQYFLHARMLKNWGLGKLAKKEYEESIDEMKHADALIERILFLGGLPNLQDLGKLLIGENVPELLNCDLQLEKQAHPMYKAAIEHCESVGDYVTRELFVKIQKSEEEHIDFLETQLQLIEKVGLQNYLQSQMTES, from the coding sequence ATGCAGGGCGACGCCAAGGTCATCGAATACTTGAACAAGGGGCTCAAGAACGAGCTCACCAGCATCAACCAGTATTTCCTGCACGCGCGCATGCTCAAGAACTGGGGCTTGGGCAAGCTGGCCAAGAAGGAGTACGAGGAATCGATCGACGAGATGAAACATGCCGATGCCCTGATCGAGCGCATCCTGTTCCTCGGCGGGCTGCCGAACCTGCAGGATCTGGGCAAGCTACTGATCGGCGAGAACGTCCCCGAGCTGCTCAACTGCGACCTGCAGCTGGAGAAGCAGGCGCATCCGATGTACAAGGCCGCGATCGAGCACTGCGAGTCGGTGGGCGATTACGTCACGCGCGAACTGTTCGTGAAGATCCAGAAGAGCGAAGAGGAGCACATCGACTTTCTCGAAACCCAGCTGCAGCTGATCGAGAAGGTCGGCCTGCAGAATTACCTGCAGTCGCAGATGACCGAGAGCTGA
- the erpA gene encoding iron-sulfur cluster insertion protein ErpA produces MNTQQDTSQPPLVFTDAAATKVRQLLDEEHNAALKLRVFVSGGGCSGFQYGFTFDENEAEGDTRIEKCGVVLLVDPMSVQYLLGAEIDYRDDAEGAQFVIRNPNATTTCGCGNSFSV; encoded by the coding sequence ATGAACACGCAGCAAGACACGTCCCAGCCCCCCCTGGTGTTTACCGATGCCGCGGCCACCAAGGTCCGGCAGTTGCTGGATGAGGAGCACAACGCCGCGCTCAAGCTGCGCGTGTTCGTCAGCGGGGGCGGCTGTTCCGGGTTCCAGTACGGCTTCACCTTCGACGAGAACGAGGCGGAGGGCGATACCCGCATCGAGAAATGCGGCGTCGTCCTGCTGGTGGACCCGATGAGCGTCCAGTACCTGCTGGGGGCCGAAATCGACTACCGCGACGACGCCGAAGGCGCCCAGTTCGTGATCCGCAACCCGAATGCCACAACCACCTGCGGCTGCGGTAATTCGTTCTCGGTTTGA
- the hemJ gene encoding protoporphyrinogen oxidase HemJ — MHWIKAFHLIFMVTWFAGLFYLPRLFVYHAGAADDIGRERFTVMERKLFAIMSIGAAGTIVFGLWLLARTPGLLDSGWLQLKLVLVLGLLAYHVWLGGLCRAFRHGRNRRGQRFYRWINEIPALFLVAIVILAVVRPF; from the coding sequence ATGCACTGGATCAAAGCCTTCCATCTGATCTTCATGGTGACCTGGTTCGCGGGGCTGTTCTATCTGCCGCGGCTGTTCGTGTACCACGCGGGGGCCGCCGACGACATCGGCCGCGAGCGCTTCACCGTCATGGAGCGCAAGCTGTTCGCCATCATGAGCATCGGCGCCGCCGGCACCATCGTCTTCGGCCTGTGGCTGCTGGCGCGCACGCCGGGCCTGCTGGACAGCGGCTGGCTGCAGCTCAAGCTGGTGCTGGTACTGGGACTGCTGGCGTATCACGTCTGGCTGGGCGGCCTGTGCCGCGCATTCCGCCACGGCCGCAACAGGCGTGGGCAGCGCTTCTACCGCTGGATCAACGAGATTCCGGCCCTGTTCCTGGTCGCCATCGTGATCCTGGCGGTGGTACGGCCGTTCTGA
- a CDS encoding polymer-forming cytoskeletal protein, with the protein MWKAELMKGNKQENRPAASVDTLIGRQTELHGDVHFSGGLHVDGKIKGKIVADDDKSTVLSVSETGHIEGDVRVSHVVLNGTIIGDVYAAQRITLSSKARVSGNVYYKLIEMTSGATVNGQLVYQGDQPMPAALTHQDAPQGPPLRYAEEQAGPGSGHA; encoded by the coding sequence ATGTGGAAAGCCGAACTGATGAAGGGCAACAAGCAGGAAAACCGTCCGGCCGCTTCGGTGGATACGCTGATCGGTCGTCAGACCGAGCTGCACGGCGACGTGCACTTCAGCGGTGGCCTGCATGTGGACGGCAAGATCAAGGGCAAGATCGTCGCCGACGACGACAAGTCGACCGTGCTGAGCGTCAGCGAGACCGGCCACATCGAGGGCGACGTGCGCGTGTCGCACGTAGTGCTGAACGGCACGATCATCGGCGACGTCTATGCGGCGCAGCGTATCACGCTGTCGTCCAAGGCGCGCGTGAGCGGCAACGTCTACTACAAGCTCATCGAGATGACCAGTGGCGCCACCGTGAACGGCCAGCTGGTGTATCAGGGCGACCAGCCGATGCCGGCGGCGCTGACGCATCAGGATGCGCCGCAGGGCCCGCCGCTGCGTTATGCCGAGGAGCAGGCCGGCCCGGGCAGCGGCCACGCCTGA
- the tyrS gene encoding tyrosine--tRNA ligase: MDEFPEASSVHPTSQALSELSRGTEEIIPPEELAARLENSQRTGQPLRVKAGFDPTAPDLHLGHTVLLNKLRSFQDLGHEAIFLIGDFTGMIGDPTGKNVTRQPLSREQVLENARTYEAQIFKVLDPQRTRIEFNSRWLGKLSAADLVGLAAKHTVARMLEREDFSRRYRDGQPIAIHEFLYPLIQGYDSVALRADVELGGTDQKFNLLVGRQLQQAYGQPPQVVMTLPILEGLDGVQKMSKSLGNYIGISEPPEEMFGKVMSISDELMWRWFELLSREPLSAIAAYRRQVAEGANPRDIKFKLGCELVARFHGRVAAEAALEAFIRRFQKGQLPEDLPEHTVRAQGAEIALTLLLRQAGLTKSSSEAQRLLVQGAVRVDQQRVENPGLMLRAGASYVIQVGKRRAARVTVTAGGGGGAGPAAL; this comes from the coding sequence ATGGACGAATTCCCAGAGGCCAGTTCCGTGCATCCGACCTCACAAGCCCTGAGCGAACTCAGTCGCGGTACCGAAGAGATCATCCCGCCGGAAGAACTGGCTGCCCGGCTGGAAAACTCGCAAAGAACGGGTCAGCCGCTGCGGGTCAAGGCGGGCTTCGACCCCACGGCGCCGGACCTGCACCTCGGCCACACGGTGCTGCTCAACAAGCTGCGCAGCTTCCAGGACTTGGGCCATGAAGCCATATTCCTCATCGGCGACTTCACCGGCATGATCGGTGATCCGACCGGCAAGAACGTCACGCGCCAGCCGCTGTCGCGGGAGCAGGTGCTGGAGAACGCCCGCACCTACGAAGCGCAGATATTCAAAGTGCTGGACCCGCAGCGTACCCGCATCGAGTTCAATTCGCGCTGGCTGGGCAAGCTCTCGGCCGCCGACCTGGTCGGTCTGGCCGCCAAGCACACCGTAGCGCGCATGCTGGAGCGGGAGGATTTCAGCCGGCGCTACCGCGACGGCCAGCCCATTGCCATTCACGAGTTCCTGTACCCGCTGATCCAGGGCTATGACTCGGTCGCGCTCAGGGCCGACGTCGAGCTGGGCGGCACCGACCAGAAGTTCAACCTGCTGGTCGGGCGCCAGCTGCAGCAGGCCTATGGTCAGCCACCGCAGGTAGTCATGACCCTGCCCATCCTGGAGGGCCTGGACGGTGTCCAGAAGATGTCCAAGTCGCTGGGCAATTACATCGGCATCAGCGAACCGCCGGAGGAGATGTTCGGCAAGGTCATGTCGATTTCGGACGAGCTGATGTGGCGCTGGTTCGAGCTGCTCAGCCGCGAGCCGCTGTCGGCCATCGCTGCGTACCGCCGGCAGGTGGCGGAAGGGGCCAACCCGCGCGACATCAAGTTCAAACTGGGCTGCGAGCTGGTGGCGCGCTTCCACGGACGGGTCGCCGCCGAGGCTGCCCTGGAAGCCTTCATCCGGCGCTTCCAGAAGGGCCAGTTGCCCGAGGATCTGCCGGAGCATACGGTGCGTGCACAAGGCGCCGAAATCGCCCTCACGCTGCTGCTCAGACAGGCCGGGTTGACCAAGAGCAGCTCCGAGGCCCAGCGCCTGCTCGTGCAGGGCGCCGTGCGCGTGGACCAGCAGCGTGTCGAGAACCCCGGCCTGATGCTCAGGGCGGGGGCCAGCTACGTCATTCAGGTGGGCAAACGGCGGGCGGCCCGGGTGACCGTGACCGCGGGAGGCGGCGGCGGTGCGGGGCCGGCTGCGCTATAA